The window CACTTTCGTTGGCATCCTGCAGGGCTCTCCCCTCTCAAAGGTACAGTCGTCACAGAGGTTGCAGCTGCCCGGGAAGAGTGCCATTGCGTACATCTTGCCCTCCTTGAAGAGCTCTTCTTCGCGCTTGAGAAGGTAGAGGATGGCCTTTCTCTTCTCGGCTTCAAAATCGTCCATGTCAATTTCAAACTTTATGATGAGTGCCTTTCTGAAGTGGCTCACCCACTCCCTGGCTTCCCTCCAGTCCGGGGCATGCGGGGGACAGCTCGGCCTCTTCCCGTACATGGGACAGGTCATGCACTTCCAGACGGGTCTTGGTGAAACAACTATCTCCCCCGCGTTAATTTCTCTCTCCCAGAGCGCCCTCATAGAGCATCGAATGTGATACTCTTGGGAGACTTAAAACCTTAGCCGTAGGATGGGTGACTGCTATTGTCATTAACAAATCTTTGGGCCAAAACATTTTTATGTTTGAAAACCTATTCACTGATATAAGGATAGTTGCGCTCGTGCTGGTTTCGGTTTTGCTGCTCTCAGCCGGTGGGTGTCTATCCCCCAATAACGAAGATTGGGATGTGAGAATGGATTTGGAGATAGGCTCCGTCTTCCACAACGGGGATTTCATCCCGGTGGAATTCACCTGCGACGGCGAAAACGTAAACCCACCGATATTCATTGGCCACATTGACTCAAGGGCCAAGAGCCTTGTGATTAGTCCCACCAATGGGAGAAGTCGATGCCCCAATCCACGTCGTCCAAGGAGTGAATGACTTCGGAAAGATAGGTTATAGCGGACATGTCCACAGAGGGGACACAGGGTGCACCACTATCAATTCAAGGTCTATGCCCTTGACACAGAACTCAACCTCAAGCCCGAGGCAACGAGAAGGGAGTTGGAAAAGGCCATTGGGGGTCATGTTATCTAGTGGGGAGAGCCGGTAGGCCTCTACGAAGAAAATAAAAGTCATGAGTAGAGCAGTTTCACCACGAGATTTATTGCACTCTGAAGTGCAGACAGGAAGTTCAGGGTAAAGAATATCCAATCTCCTATTATATAGGAATATATCGTCAGCAGTGTTGCCGCTACAACGTAGATTACGATAAACTTCAGGTTCAGCGGGCAGTGTTTTTTCTTCACGGTCTCGATGGTCTGAGGCAACCACGAGCTGACCAGCAGTAGCATTCCCAGGAGTCCTATTATCTCTCCACCGTTCATTTTTCTCACCCGAACGGGAAACGGGTGAGCCTAAAAAAGCCTTGTGGATGTATACATGTTAAAACCAGGTAATAGAATGTCCTAAATAGGCAAGTCTAAGCTAAAGCTGGCTCGCGAGCCGAGACATTGCCCATGTTTTAACGTCTTCATCAAGGATACTGTTGATAATTCCCATTGCATCGGAGATCTTACCTGCTTTGGCAAGGGTTAGCGCAACTTCAGCCTGTATCTTCGAGCGGTTTGAAAGGTCAGTTATGTAGTTGGCTATTTTCATGGCCTCTTCGGGTTTGTCAAGGTTCAGAAACTCAAAGGCGAGACTCATTAAAGCCTTGGTGCTTTCGTCACGGTTGTCTATATCGAGGGCGGATTTTATGGCCCTTTCCAGGACTTCCCTATAATCGGCCCCTCTCTTTGCCAGCACGACAGCAATGCGTGAGAGGGCCTTTGCCCTGATGCCTTTGTCGGGTATATCTTCCGTCATCTTGACGGCTTCTTCGAAGTTTCCGGAATCAACAAGCTTGAGGACCGCCTCATAGAGCGCCCGAGAGCGATACCACTCCTGCATGATTATCCCCACAATTTTTGGGCTTTGGAGGATTTAAGCTTTCCGCGGCCAAGGTTTATAACCTCCCACGAGAAGTATCTGACAGGTGAGAAAATGAGGAGGACTGCTTTACTGTTGCTTTTCCTCCTGACAGTTTCGCTGCTCTCCTACGCAGTGGCCGAAACCCAGATAGATTCAAACAAAGTTCACTTTTACATGTATGGCATGAGCACCTGTCCGCACTGCCAGAACATGAAAAAGCTCATCCCAGAAATCTATGGCCCCGAAAGTCTGACCTATTACGAACTCGTGAACAATGAGGAGAACCAGAAGCTCTTCGGCGAGCAGTACAAATACACAGGCATTATGGGAGTTCCTGCGGTAGCAATAACCTACAACGGAACCCTTTACGCTATAATCGAGGGAGAGTTTAACGTCTCGGCGACGCCCGAGATAATAGAGGCTGCCATGGAGAACAACGGGCTTATCCTCTTTGTTGCCGGCCAGGCTTACATCATTAAGAACGAGACAATCATACAGAAGCTCCAGACTATATATGTCGAGCACAGGCTTCCCGAGGCTGATACAACTGAGACTTCAGAGATTACAACTTCCACGCCGTCTGAAGATGAAACCACAAGCACAAGCGAAAACAACGACAAAGTGTGCGGTCCGGGAATAATGGCCGTTCTCGTGATAGTTCCCATTGTTCTCCTGAGGAGAAGGCGCTGACCTTTTGTTCTCAACTTTTTGTTTTAGAAATCCACAAAAAGTTATGGGATGGAGTGACTACCATGAGGAGTGAAGTAAAGGCGTTGGCTATCATCCTACTAACTTCCTTTGGGATAAGCTCCTTAGCACTCTGGGCACTCGGTTTAACTCACTTCATCCCCCAGTTTTTCACGCTTGCAATGAGCGACTCCATAAACCCGTGCACCTTTGTCATCTACACCATGCTCCTCATAGCACTCTCCGTTAGAGAGATTTCACGGAGGAGGCTCTACATCGTTGGGGCGTCATTCATAGCGGCCGTATACATCTCATACTATCTTCTGGGCGTTGGCCTTCTCTACTTCGCTGGCCGCCTGCCTCTCTGGGCTGCCGGCGTTGCGGCCATAATCTTCGGCCTTTATACTATCGTTACTGGATTAATGGAGAGGTCTAGGGTTTTTGGTAAGAGCGGCCTCAGGAAGAAGATATTCAGCAGCGACGCGACACTCTTAGGAGCTTTTACCCTCGGTGTTATAGTGTCGACGACTCTCCTTCCTTGCTCTGCCGGGAGCTATCTCGTCTATGCGATAATAATCTCAAAGAGCGGAAAAACGCTCGCTTTTCTCCTGCTTGCGCTCTACAACCTCGTCTTCGTGCTCCCGCTGGTGGTCATACTGTTGGCGATGGGAAGCGTCACAGAGAGCAAGCGCTTCTCCCAGGCGATGGTGAGGCACAGCAGGGAGCTGTCCGTGATAGCAGGGATACTGCTCATAGCGATAGGGATCTGGGTTCTCACGGGGGCCTCACTGTAGGCCTAGCAGCATCCTTACTTTTCTCTCGAACTCCCCAAAGTTCGGCACGCCTATAAACTCTACTCTGTTGTTTATCAGTATGGTGGGAGTTCCTAGGATGTTGTGCTCCATAGCCTTTCTCTGTCCTTCTGGCGTTGCAACACTCAGCTCTCTTGCAACGACGCCGTTATACTTCCTCTCGAGCTCCCTTGCCATCTGGACTGCTATTGGACAGTAGGGACAGCCTGGGGCGGTAATAACCTCAATGACGACCTTCGGCCCCTTTGACTTGACCTCTATCATTCCAGTCCTCTTCATCAGCTCGAGCATCTTTTTTCTCCTGATCATCTCCAGCTCGTCCATGACTCACCCCCCAATAAAGATGTAGAAAAGGGGGCTTAAAAAGAAATTCTTGAAAAAAGCTTCAATCAACGGCGTTGAGGTGAATGAGGAGCAGTATCGCGAATATTACCGCCAGTGCAATGTGAACCTTCTTCCAGTTCCCCAGTATCTTGACGAACTTCTTGGCCATGGTACTGTCGTGTTTCTTTGCAGCTACTGTTACTTTGCCGTGAATGTAGCGTCCAACAAAGCCGCTGACGTTCAGCAGAACAAGTGTTATGGCCATGCTGAGACCGGTTATTCCAGCGAGACCTGAGTAATTATCGCACGAGAAGAAGTGAACGAACACCAAAAGGGTACCTGTTATCGTGAGGGCATGGTGTATCGTAAGTGGATAAATCGGCCCAAACACCGTCACGTAAGGCTGCTCAGGCTTTATTTCGAAGCCCCACTCGCTCGTTTTCTTGTGAATTATCAGAAGTTTCCGCTTGGTTAGGGAGTAATAAACTACTCCAGTAGCAATCATCGCCACACCGACTACGGCGAAGGCGGTGTAGCCAGCCTCGTATTCGTCTTCTTCCCCTTCGTACTCGTCGGCAAGAACGAGTGGAGCTAAAAGGAGAATTAAAAGAACCAAAGCGAGAGCCCGCTTCATCAGGATTCACCTCAGAAAGCTCCGCTTCCTAACCCACATATCTTCGCGAAGGGACAGACGGCACAGTCCTCTGTGTACGGCTTGAGGTATGGCTCACCCTTCACGGCCTTCGTTATCTCCTTGGCTTTTTCCATGGCCTCGTCTTCTCCTTTAAGAACGAGTGTTACGCTGCCCTCGGCTCCACCGGCACCTCCGGCAGCGATTGGTATTGCCTCAACGTCGGCAAGTATTCTGTATGCCTCAACTTCCGTCACTGGGTGAGCATGGGGGATTGGAACCAGAGCCGCGTAGAGGCCTGTACCCCAGTCAAAGGAATATATGCCAGTGAGCTTGGCGCTCTCTTCGACTGGAGTGGGTACGAACTTCTCCAGGCTTATGGGCGTTATCGTAAAGACTCCTTTGGTTATCGTCCAGCCAAAGGTCTTGCCTATCGTTCCTCCGTCTGGGGCGGCGGCAAAGACGGCCACATTCCAGTTTACGTCTATCGCATTTCCGCCCTTGATGAAGACGTCCTTCGGCCCCATCTCTTTCAGAGCTTCTATCGGCTCGCCCTCAAAGGGCTTCCCCTTGTAGAGGACGAGATGCTTCGGCCAGGTATTCTTGGGGGTAACGCACGTTCTGCCTTTGCTTATTGTTCCAACGGTCCACTTCTCCTTTTCGATTTTCTCCCCGAGAAGTTCCTCGGCTATATAAGCTGCGGTTGTTCCGGTCGCGATGTAGACAAAGCCGTGCTTAAGGGCGTGCTGGACTTCTTCCATGGCCACTACCGCTTTGGCTATCAACCTTTTGCTCTCGGGTGGAGTGAGGGTTACAAGTGCCCTTTTCATGAGAATCACCCAGTTAAGATACACGTCGAAACATATTAAATGTTGTGTTAGTCTCAGCGTAAACTTTCGGCTAACCGAACAGCTCCAGGCAGACCCTGCACTGGGCAGGGTTCAACTCAGGATCAATTTGAGAGTGGAAAGAACAGACGTAACCTTTGCTCAGCATCTCCAGTGAGATTTGAACTAGCCTTAAGTGGATTTCGTACTCGGTAGGCCTCTTCTGGATTATCTCCTCGGCGAGCTTTTTGAGGCCATCATCTATGTCTGGGAATTGGGCAACGTCTATTAAAGCCCCCCTGTCCATCCTCAGATATCGAGAAACGGCAGACTGGGTAATGTGCAAAAGCTCCGCTATCTGTGTCTGCTTGAGTCCCTTCTCCCTGAGTATCTCTACAAGCCTGCGCCTCAGCGAGGGATAGACATAGCGTGAAGCAACTTCGAAAGCATTCGTTTTCATATACCCTTGTATGACGCACGGAATATTTAAGACTTTTGGTCGAATTTAGGCCAAGCCTTAGGTTGGATTAAACGGACATTTTCTTTGTCATAACTCGTGGTTCTCTGGAGATTACAATGTAATGACACGTGTCATATATA of the Thermococcus onnurineus NA1 genome contains:
- a CDS encoding DUF2284 domain-containing protein, with the protein product MRALWEREINAGEIVVSPRPVWKCMTCPMYGKRPSCPPHAPDWREAREWVSHFRKALIIKFEIDMDDFEAEKRKAILYLLKREEELFKEGKMYAMALFPGSCNLCDDCTFERGEPCRMPTKVRPSVDAIGIEISRLVEIDFSESVLYGMLLVE
- a CDS encoding PQ-loop domain-containing transporter, which gives rise to MNGGEIIGLLGMLLLVSSWLPQTIETVKKKHCPLNLKFIVIYVVAATLLTIYSYIIGDWIFFTLNFLSALQSAINLVVKLLYS
- a CDS encoding CGP-CTERM sorting domain-containing protein, translated to MRRTALLLLFLLTVSLLSYAVAETQIDSNKVHFYMYGMSTCPHCQNMKKLIPEIYGPESLTYYELVNNEENQKLFGEQYKYTGIMGVPAVAITYNGTLYAIIEGEFNVSATPEIIEAAMENNGLILFVAGQAYIIKNETIIQKLQTIYVEHRLPEADTTETSEITTSTPSEDETTSTSENNDKVCGPGIMAVLVIVPIVLLRRRR
- a CDS encoding cytochrome c biogenesis CcdA family protein, coding for MRSEVKALAIILLTSFGISSLALWALGLTHFIPQFFTLAMSDSINPCTFVIYTMLLIALSVREISRRRLYIVGASFIAAVYISYYLLGVGLLYFAGRLPLWAAGVAAIIFGLYTIVTGLMERSRVFGKSGLRKKIFSSDATLLGAFTLGVIVSTTLLPCSAGSYLVYAIIISKSGKTLAFLLLALYNLVFVLPLVVILLAMGSVTESKRFSQAMVRHSRELSVIAGILLIAIGIWVLTGASL
- a CDS encoding thioredoxin family protein → MDELEMIRRKKMLELMKRTGMIEVKSKGPKVVIEVITAPGCPYCPIAVQMARELERKYNGVVARELSVATPEGQRKAMEHNILGTPTILINNRVEFIGVPNFGEFERKVRMLLGLQ
- a CDS encoding transcriptional regulator, which gives rise to MKTNAFEVASRYVYPSLRRRLVEILREKGLKQTQIAELLHITQSAVSRYLRMDRGALIDVAQFPDIDDGLKKLAEEIIQKRPTEYEIHLRLVQISLEMLSKGYVCSFHSQIDPELNPAQCRVCLELFG